The Acomys russatus chromosome 1, mAcoRus1.1, whole genome shotgun sequence genome has a window encoding:
- the Gpx2 gene encoding LOW QUALITY PROTEIN: glutathione peroxidase 2 (The sequence of the model RefSeq protein was modified relative to this genomic sequence to represent the inferred CDS: deleted 2 bases in 1 codon): MAYIAKSFYDLSAISLDGEKIDFNTFRGRAVLIENVASLUGTTTRDFNQLNELQCRFPRRLVILGFPCNQFGHQENCQNEEILNSLKYVRPGRGYQPTFTLTQKCEVNGQNEHPVFAYLKDKLPYPYDDPFSLMTDPKLIMWSPVRRSDVAWNFEKFLIGPEGEPFRRYSRTFQTINIEPDIKRLLKVAI; this comes from the exons ATGGCTTATATTGCCAAGTCTTTCTATGATCTCAGTGCTATCAGCCTGGATGGGGAGAAGATAGATTTTAACACGTTCCGAGGCAGGGCAGTGCTGATTGAGAATGTGGCATCTCTCTGAGGAACAACTACCCGGGACTTCAACCAGCTCAATGAGTTGCAATGTCGCTTTCCCAGGCGCCTGGTGATTCTTGGCTTCCCTTGCAACCAATTTGGACATCAG GAGAACTGTCAGAATGAAGAGATCCTGAATAGCCTCAAGTATGTCCGCCCTGGGCGTGGGTACCAGCCCACCTTCACTCTTACCCAAAAGTGTGAGGTCAACGGGCAAAACGAGCATCCTGTCTTTGCCTACCTGAAAGACAAGCTGCCTTACCCTTATGACGACCCATTCTCCCTCATGACCGACCCCAAGCTCATCATGTGGAGTCCTGTGCGCCGCTCAGATGTGGCCTGGAACTTTGAGAAGTTCCTCATAGGGCCAGAAGGAGAGCCCTTCCGTCGCTACAGC CGCACCTTCCAAACCATCAACATTGAGCCTGACATCAAACGGCTCCTCAAAGTTGCCATCTAG